Genomic window (Bradyrhizobium sp. 186):
CCGTGTCGAACAGCACGAAAGCGGCGGACGGATCGCCGTCGCGCGGCTGCCCGACTGCGCCAAGCACGGCAAGCCATTGCCGCCCGCGCAGGAGCTGCACCGAGACATCGGTCTTGGGCACGAAGCTTGTCATCTTCGCCGTCACCGACATCGAATAGAGCGCGGGACGGTGGATGTGGCCGCAGAAGGTGACGTGGACGGGCGTCGAGATCAGGCTCTTGGCAGCATCCGCCGTAGAGCGGACATAGTTCCAGCGCGACGGCTGCGAAGCTTCCGAATGAACGTAAAGACGTTCCGTCTCCTGCACGGCCATCGGCAGCTCGGCCAGGAAGCGCCGCTGCGCCACGTCGAGTCGCCCGCGAGTCCATTCGATCGCGACCTGCGCTTCGGCATTCATGGTCTCGGTGGCCGTGCCGACCGCTTCGTCATGGTTGCCGCGCACGGCAATGGCGCCGTCCTTGACCAGCCCCATCGCGGTATCCACCACCCATTCGGGATCTGCGCCATAGCCGACGAAGTCGCCGAGCAGGACGAACCGCTCCGCGCCCCTCGCGCGGGCCACCTTCAGGCAGGCCTCGAATGCCTGCCGGTTGCCATGGATATCCGAGAAGACAGCTAGGAGCACGCACCCTCCACCCTCAAGTTCTTATCGAAAGCCGATAAGGCCAAATTGAGGGAGGTCAACAGGATGCGCCAGCGCGGGCCCGTTTTCCAGCGCGCCTCTGCCGCGATGGCGAAGAGCCTATTGCTCGTCCTTGGGCGGCATCCGGGGCGGCGGCAGCGGCGTGAACAGGGCACCCTGCGCGCCGGCCGGCGGAGCGATGAACTCACCCGTCGAGGAATCGCCGCCGCTCGTCTCCATGATCGTCTTGGGCGTCACATATTCCCGGACCACGTCGATGAGGCTGCCGTCGCCGCCGCCGAAATCGGCGGCGCGCCCGCCTTGCAGATGCCCCGCCGCGATCTCGTTTTGCGCCGCGTGGGTCTTGTCGGCCACCCTGTCGTTGTAGGGCATGCGAAAGGCCCGGGGGATGCCGCTCGGGCGGTTGTCCTCATCGAGCTCCTCGACCCACAGATAGATCGAGCCGGAATCACCCTCCAGCGAATGCGGCTCGACAATGCGGGACTGCAGCAGCTTGAAGGAGGCCGGCAGGCGTTCCGCGCTTGCCCAGCCGAGCAGTCCACGCATTTCCGTGAAGCTGACGACATAGAAGGCGCTGGTCACGACCACCGCGATCGCCTTCAGCGACCAGTGAAGGCGCGCATAGACCAGCACGACCAGCAACAGCGCGCCAATGACGGCGTAGGCGACCGACAGCGTGAGGATAACCGTTTGCAAATTACTCACGGCGCACCCTCGCCCCCGTCTTCGCGTCGAGATCGGCGCCGTTGCGCCAACTGCTGCGGAACGTCTCCAGCAGCGATTTCGGCCGCTGGTCCACATTGACGACCTTGCCCTCGGGATCGAGCCGGAACCGCACCGCGGTCTTCTCGTCGCCGGTGTGATCGAGCGTGAATTTGTTGTCGAAAATCACCTGCGCGGTCGGATTGAGCTTCTGCACCTTCACATTGGCCGAAACCGGCTCGCCCGTCGTTGCCACGAAATGCGAGACGTTGACGGTATATTCGCCGGCGACGATGCCGCGCACGGTGACGATCTCCTCGCGGATGGGCGAAGCGATCTTCTTGCCGTTGACCATGATGAAGTCGTTGGCCCCGCCCCGATCGTCGCGGTCGAGCGTGAGGAAGCCGGCCTCGCGGTGGCGATACCAGGCGATATTGCCCACGGGATCCTGCACGAACAGGTCGAGATCGTCGGGGTGGTTGTCCGGCCAGTCCAGCGTGATTATGAACTCGGCCTTGGAATCGATCTTGCCCTCCTTGGCGTCCGGCGACACCGCGAGCAACGCGAGGAAGAACAGGAAGGCGATCACCTGGAGCGCCTTGAACAACATCACGCCCAGCGGATCGAACGACTCCTCGCGCGGATAGAGGCCGAAATCATCCATCATGACGGCGTTCCCGGACGCCTGCGTTCCAGAGCCGGCGTGACGTAGGTCTCGGTCAGGACCACCGCGTCGGAGAACACCCGCTGGGTCGCGGCATCCAGCATGTAGTATTGAATGCGGACCAGGATCGAGCCGACGAGGCCCGCGAGCGTCGTGTACATCGCGACCGCCATGCCGTCGCTCATCAGCCCCATCGATGAGCGCATCGCGACCTTGTCGGCCGCGTCGAGCCCCGCGATCGGCGCCAGCATGATGATGAAGCCGACGATGGTGCCGAGCAGGCCGAGCTTCATCAGCGTGTCGGAGACGAAGGCACCGAACCCGTTCGACCCGCGCAGGCGGTCGGCGAGCGTTCGCAGCAGCAGCGTCTGGTCGACCGGCCGGTAGTCCTGTGCCGTGGCCTTGGTCACCAGACTCCCGATATGATCCCGCACCAGCCCGCGCGGCAGTGTCGTCGCGCTCGCATCGAGCGCCTTGCTGCCGTCGGGAGCCGCGAGCACCGCGCGGCAGCGCCGCGCCGCTGCGCCTTCACGGGCAATCGCCCGCGTCCGCAGGAAGCAGTGACCGCAGGTGATGACATAAAGGAGCGCAATCACGCTCGAAATGTAGGTCCGATCCGACGATAACATCAGACGGATCAGCCCGAAGCGCCACAGCAGGAAGACGGCGAAGACGGACAGCCCGGTGAAGATCATCCAGAACAGGAGCGCGCTGCGCTCGGATGGGTCGGCAGCAGTGCCCGTGATCGGTCCAATCGTCATCGAACTCATGCTGCACTGCTCCCGGCCTGATTCCTCACCCATTAGATCAAAGCCGCCGCGCCCGGTCCAAAGAGCCATGCCCAATCCGGCTTGGGAAATTTGCCCGAGCAGCGATCCTGCCGATCCCCGCAATTGGCAAGGCGCGACGGCGTTGTTAGTCTGACCTTACCAAACTTTGGGGTGATCGCATGCGCCTTGTGCTTCAGCTTGTCGCCCGTCTGCTCCTCATCGTCGCGCTGTGCCTTGGTGCCGCGACGGTATGGGCCACGTTCGAGGCCTATCGCAGTGTCGACCGGGCGACTGCGGCCTCCGCTCAGCGGGTCGCGCAGGCGCTTCAGGCGCTGTACTGGCACGAGCTCCTGTTGCGCAGCAGCAGAACGCGCGAGCATCTGCTACCTATTCCTGACTGGCGCACGCTGGAAACGATGAAGCTGATCTCGCCGGGGGTCTGCGTCGAGTTCCAGCCGGCGACCGCTTTCGAAAAGCCGCTCTGCGGCCAGAGCCAGGGCATCGGCAAGGCGCCACCGCGCTGGTTTGCCTCCATCGTGCCGACCTTCCTTGGCAGCCACGCCGAGGTGGTGCGGCCCGTCAGTCCCCGCGCCGCAGCCGCCGGCACGGTCCTTGCGACACCCGATGCCACGGCCGCGATCTCGCTCGCCTGGGAGTACATCCTCAACGTGATCGACGTTGCGCTTTTGATGGCAGCGGCGATCGCGCTGCTGGCTTCGCTTGCAATCGCGCACGCGCTGGCGCCGGCGCGCACGATCGTGACTGCGCTGCAGCGCATGGCGCGCGGGCAGTACCGCACGAAACTTCCGCGCTTCCGCTCCATGGAACTTGCGATGATCGGCACCGCCGTCGACGCGCTCGGAGGCCGGCTGGAGGAGGCAACCGAGCAGCGCGCGGCCCTGACGCGGCGCCTGATCGAGATCCGCGATGACGAGCGGCGCGCGCTCGCCCGCGAGCTGCACGACGAGTTCGGGCAAAATCTCTCCGCGATCCTCGCCTTCGCCAACACGATCGAGACGGCGGGCGCGAAGGAGAACAAGGATAACGGCATCGCGCAGGACGCGCGCATGATTTCGCAGGCCACCCATCATTTGATGACGTCGCTGCGCGATGCGCTGAAGCGCCTGCGCAATCCGCTACCCGAGGAGCTCGGGCTGGAGGTGAGCCTCGTCAATCTCGTCGACAGCTGGCGCTCGCAGAGCGCCACGCAGCCGACAATCCAGCTCGATCTCAAGGGCGACTTCACCGACGTCATCGGCCCGGCCGCCACCACCGCCTATCGCGTCGCCCAGGAATGCCTGACCAACGCAGTACGCCACAGCGGGGCGCGCGAGATTTCCTTGCGCGTCGAGCGGCGCGCGGGCGAGGACGATGCGCTTCTCATTCGCGTCGAGGACGATGGCGGCGGCGATGCGGCGCGCGTGGCGCAGTCTGCCGGCTTCGGCCTCACCGGTATCCGAGAGCGCATCGCCGCCGCCGGCGGATCGCTGTCGATCCTACCCGCTGCGCGCGGCCTTAGCGTCGCCGCCACCATCCCGCTCGCCGCATGAGGCCGACATGAGCGAGGTCGCGGCAACAGGCATCTCCGTGCTGCTGGTCGACGATCACCCGATCGTCCGCCAGGGCTACCGGCGCGTGCTGGAAAGCCAGGGCGATCTTCATGTCGTGGCGGAAGCCGACAACGCCGCGGATGCCTACGGTGCCTTCAAGGCGCATGATCCCGACGTCATCGTGATGGACATCTCGATGCCCGGCGCCAGCGGGCTGGAAGCGATCCGCAACATCCGCGCCCGCAATCCGCGCGCGCGCATCCTCGTCTTCACCATGCATAACGAGGCCGTGCTGGTGAAAGCCGCTTTCAACGCCGGGGCCAACGGCTTCGTCACCAAGAGCAGCGAACCCTCCGCCGTCGTCAACGCGATCCGCAGTGTCGCGCGCGGCGAGCGCGCCATGAGCGACGACATCGCGCATATTTTGGCCGAGGACAGCCTGTCGCCGAGCGGCTCGGCGCTGGATCAA
Coding sequences:
- a CDS encoding MotA/TolQ/ExbB proton channel family protein translates to MSSMTIGPITGTAADPSERSALLFWMIFTGLSVFAVFLLWRFGLIRLMLSSDRTYISSVIALLYVITCGHCFLRTRAIAREGAAARRCRAVLAAPDGSKALDASATTLPRGLVRDHIGSLVTKATAQDYRPVDQTLLLRTLADRLRGSNGFGAFVSDTLMKLGLLGTIVGFIIMLAPIAGLDAADKVAMRSSMGLMSDGMAVAMYTTLAGLVGSILVRIQYYMLDAATQRVFSDAVVLTETYVTPALERRRPGTPS
- a CDS encoding histidine kinase, translating into MRLVLQLVARLLLIVALCLGAATVWATFEAYRSVDRATAASAQRVAQALQALYWHELLLRSSRTREHLLPIPDWRTLETMKLISPGVCVEFQPATAFEKPLCGQSQGIGKAPPRWFASIVPTFLGSHAEVVRPVSPRAAAAGTVLATPDATAAISLAWEYILNVIDVALLMAAAIALLASLAIAHALAPARTIVTALQRMARGQYRTKLPRFRSMELAMIGTAVDALGGRLEEATEQRAALTRRLIEIRDDERRALARELHDEFGQNLSAILAFANTIETAGAKENKDNGIAQDARMISQATHHLMTSLRDALKRLRNPLPEELGLEVSLVNLVDSWRSQSATQPTIQLDLKGDFTDVIGPAATTAYRVAQECLTNAVRHSGAREISLRVERRAGEDDALLIRVEDDGGGDAARVAQSAGFGLTGIRERIAAAGGSLSILPAARGLSVAATIPLAA
- a CDS encoding response regulator transcription factor, whose protein sequence is MSEVAATGISVLLVDDHPIVRQGYRRVLESQGDLHVVAEADNAADAYGAFKAHDPDVIVMDISMPGASGLEAIRNIRARNPRARILVFTMHNEAVLVKAAFNAGANGFVTKSSEPSAVVNAIRSVARGERAMSDDIAHILAEDSLSPSGSALDQLGEREIEILRQFAGGATTEQIASHLNLSVKTVQNYHYLIKTKTGARTDAQLVRLAASCGLTKI
- a CDS encoding metallophosphoesterase family protein; the encoded protein is MLLAVFSDIHGNRQAFEACLKVARARGAERFVLLGDFVGYGADPEWVVDTAMGLVKDGAIAVRGNHDEAVGTATETMNAEAQVAIEWTRGRLDVAQRRFLAELPMAVQETERLYVHSEASQPSRWNYVRSTADAAKSLISTPVHVTFCGHIHRPALYSMSVTAKMTSFVPKTDVSVQLLRGRQWLAVLGAVGQPRDGDPSAAFVLFDTVSCEITYCRVPYDVASAATKIRENGLPPWLADRLSQGR